The Lucilia cuprina isolate Lc7/37 chromosome 5, ASM2204524v1, whole genome shotgun sequence genome includes a window with the following:
- the LOC111683374 gene encoding calcium-transporting ATPase type 2C member 1, with translation MLLTTAESSTFSASEVAGRLQVDVRSGLKWTEAKYRAKIIGHNELNVIEEEPTWKKYAEQFKNPLILLLLGSAAVSVFMKQFDDAVSITIAIIIVVTVAFIQEYRSEKSLEELKKLVPPECHCLREGRLETFLARELVPGDVVYLNVGDRVPADVRLFDAIDLSIDESSFTGETEPARKCTDLLLNNTGNKDHTNMKNIAFMGTLVRCGNGKGIVVSTGERSEFGEVFKMMQAEEAPKTPLQKSMDILGAQLSFYSFLIIGVIMLLGWLQGKPLTEMFNISVSLAVAAIPEGLPIVVTVTLALGVMRMAKRNAIVKKLPTVETLGCVNVICSDKTGTLTKNEMTVTVIITSDAYMADVTGAGYNDQGEIHIRNCNNIEMAKANITNLLEIGAVCNNAYIQNGTLLGQPTEGALIAAAMKNGMYATAENYVRIQEYPFSSDQKMMAVKCIHKYNNNKEEIYFAKGALDYLLPQCTKYQFGTQTMPLTKQNEAEFLAEAYEIGRKGLRVLALAKGKNLQDLIYCGLVGITDPPRPLVRESIELLMQSGVRVKMVTGDAQETAMAIGE, from the coding sequence ATGTTATTAACCACAGCAGAATCTTCAACATTTAGTGCCTCTGAGGTAGCTGGTCGCTTACAAGTCGATGTACGCTCCGGACTAAAATGGACCGAAGCAAAATATCGCGCTAAAATTATTGGTCACAATGAACTCAATGTTATCGAAGAAGAACCTACCTGGAAGAAATATGCCGAACAATTCAAAAATCCACTCATTTTATTACTATTGGGTTCGGCGGCCGTGTCGGTATTTATGAAACAGTTCGATGATGCTGTTAGCATAACAATCGCCATTATAATAGTGGTAACAGTAGCTTTTATACAAGAGTATAGATCAGAGAAGAGTTTAGAGGAATTAAAGAAATTAGTACCACCCGAGTGTCATTGTTTGAGAGAGGGAAGGCTGGAAACATTTCTGGCACGTGAACTGGTGCCGGGAGATGTGGTGTATTTGAATGTGGGTGATCGAGTACCGGCCGATGTAAGACTGTTCGAtgctattgacttgtctatagatgAATCCAGTTTTACGGGTGAAACTGAACCGGCTAGAAAATGTACGGATTTGTTATTGAATAATACAGGGAATAAAGATCATacgaatatgaaaaatatagcATTTATGGGTACATTAGTGCGCTGCGGCAATGGCAAGGGTATTGTAGTGAGTACCGGCGAAAGAAGTGAATTTGGTGAAGTATTCAAAATGATGCAAGCCGAAGAGGCACCCAAGACACCTTTACAAAAGTCCATGGATATTTTGGGAGCTCAGCTAAGTTTCTACTCTTTTCTTATTATTGGTGTTATAATGCTATTGGGTTGGTTGCAGGGTAAACCCTTAAcggaaatgtttaatatatccGTTTCCCTAGCAGTGGCAGCTATACCTGAGGGTTTACCCATAGTGGTGACGGTAACCTTAGCCTTAGGGGTTATGCGCATGGCTAAACGTAATGCTATTGTTAAAAAACTACCCACGGTAGAGACTTTGGGTTGTGTTAATGTTATCTGCTCGGATAAGACAGGTACATTGACCAAAAATGAAATGACAGTGACTGTAATCATAACCTCCGATGCCTATATGGCAGATGTTACAGGAGCCGGCTATAATGATCAGGGTGAAATACATATACGCAATTGTAATAACATCGAAATGGCTAAAGCTAATATAACGAATCTCTTGGAAATTGGAGCTGTTTGTAATAATGCCTATATACAAAATGGCACTCTGCTGGGACAACCTACCGAAGGTGCTCTCATTGCAGCTGCCATGAAAAATGGCATGTATGCTACGGCTGAAAACTATGTACGCATACAGGAATATCCCTTCTCATCCGATCAGAAAATGATGGCCGTTAAATGTATACATaagtacaataacaataaagaaGAAATCTATTTTGCTAAAGGTGCTCTAGATTATCTTCTGCCGCAGTGTACCAAATATCAATTTGGCACACAAACTATGCCTTTGACTAAACAAAATGAAGCGGAATTTTTAGCGGAAGCTTATGAAATCGGACGTAAAGGTTTAAGAGTTTTAGCTTTGGCTAAGGGAAAAAATTTACAGGATCTTATCTATTGCGGTTTAGTGGGCATAACAGATCCACCAAGACCTTTGGTAAGGGAGTCTATAGAGCTGTTAATGCAAAGTGGAGTGCGAGTGAAAATGGTGACTGGAGATGCTCAAGAGACAGCAATGGCAATTGGTGAGTga